GACTCACCTCCAATACGCCATCCTCTGCCCACGTCGACAATTTACAAAGTTGTTGCCGATAGCAAAGCACAAACGGATCCTGTTTCGCCGAAGAAATCCTCTATAATAGTGAAGTTCCGTAAGATTCGTCAGACGGAGTTGTCCCTTCTCAATGGGGAAGCGGAGAACTTCATGTTTCCACGCCGACCGACTTCGAGCGATCGTGCAACCGACTCTGACCGCCAAACCAGCACCGATAGCAATCGTATCTCGAGCAGCAGCATATCTAGCGAGTCGCATCTGACCGAAGAACCGCAGGTGCCAGACAGACCGGACTCGGCCGCTGCCAAACGCAGACGAACAGCAGACAATAGTCACAAAGCCAACGCGACAGCCACAGCCACAGCGACAGCGACTTCTGTCTGCTACCAGAGCTTTCCAAACACCCCCATCCAGCCGAACAAAACATCACAAGCCACATCTAGGGACACTCCTGACAACAACAGAACCGGCAGCGTCACAACCAAACCACTCGCGGCGACAACACAGCGAAAGAGACGCTGTGTAGGAAGCGGACGCAAGCGACGCGCCACAAGCAGGAATTCCCGAAATCGAAGGCATCAACGATGGGACTCGGAGGATAGGATGGGGGAAGAGGGAAATAGCGAATACGATGATGACGAAGAACTACGCAAGATTCTGGACTCTAATTCAATCGAGAGCGACGACAGTCCAAGAAAGTCACCGAAGGTGAAAAACGTGCATAAGAGTCCGGCGGCTTTTGACCTAACCAAGGGTCGACTCAAAGAACAAACCTACGCCTTCGAACGCCTGCCAGTGAAAGAGCTCTGGTTCGAGGTGTTTCGCCGGCAAGATGCCTGCCAAGAGAGGATGTTCGAATACTGGGGCAGCACGTCCTATCGAAAACTGCCCTACGAAATCGGCGCGATACCGGTACGCCAATTGCCCAACTGTAAAATATGCACTCCGCACCAAATGGTGGAGGTTAAACAAGAGCCAGTCACGAAGCCAACCACAAAGCGAATGGGGaaattgaaaaaagtgaaaaaagagagacaaagtaaaagtaaaagcaaCACTCCGGAGCCCGCGGCGGCGCCGTCTACCTTGAAGGCTTCCAAAAACAGCAGCAAAGCACCGCCTCACAACAAGCACCTAAACAAAGCAACATTCCTAAGCTGTGATCTTATGCCGAGAAAATCACCGCGAGAGCACGCGTCTACTCTGGCCATTCTCAGTTGTTTGATAAAACAACGGAAAGACTCTGAGATCGACGAGAAGCCACCTGCATCGCCTGCATTGCCGCCGAAAGAAAAGACTCCGGAAAAGAGAAAAACACCTTCGCCAGTGGCGTTCACTCCTCGCAATGAAACCCCCGAGCCGCTGCAGTTCGTTTCGGAGATCAGTGAGAATGTGAAGCGGCTGCGCCGAGGGCAGAGAAAATTCGACGATTTCATACCCACAACAACACCCTTATCgccaaaaagtaataaaaagaaGCCCGGAAAACCAAAGGCTGGTGGCCTGGAGTTTGAGGTCGACGAAAAGCGTCTGAAGAGTCTCGATGTGAAGCAAAAGAGCGCGCTGGAACTCGAGCAAGAGATCGATGCGTACTTGGGACGCATTTCAATGAAATCCCTGCGACTGACGCCAACTCTACCCGTACAGGAGTCCTCCTCGTCGTCGGGCTTCGTCGATGATTTCACCAGCGATGTCGATCTGATAGACCTTATCGATTGCTATGATGGTGGAGGAAGAGGAGGAGGCGAAGGAGGAAATGATAACTCAAATGACTTATACAGACCTGCCATCAATACTGTGTATAATTTGTTTTCGGCGCACACGCGAAGACGAAAAACCAACAAAGCCAATAAGACGGGTTGGCCAACGACGAGGCGGAGAAACGCTGCCAACACGCGGCAGAACCACCTCTTACAAAAATCAGAACGTTTTCGTTTCTTCAGTGACTATCAGACCCGCCAGAGAAATATCCGAGACCCAGAGGGCCACCTCCTGGGGCCGCCGACGACGGCAACTTCAATGACACCACCCGATACCGATTTGGATGACAAGGACGATTGCACAAGAAGTTCCGTGCCCGATGGCGACGAAATGGAGGAGGAGGTCTCTGTTATGTGCAAAGAGGACATCCTCAACAATAGTTGCATGAGTCCGAGCGAGAAGGCCGACAATTCGGACATTTTCACGGTTTCCTCCGACGGACTGGATACGGACTTAGACGTAAGCTGTAATCAAATAATCAAAACCGAAGAAATTGACGTCGATGATGAGTGCACGACATCTTCGACTTTAGCCGCTCCACCAcctccaccaccaccaaccGTCGTCGAAGCACCCACTCCCGCCCCCGGTCCAATAGAAAAAGTGGTGAAAGTCAAGACGTCACCCTCGGGGAAGAACCATCTAACCCTGGCTATGAGGAGCATAATAAAGAGGGAAGTCAAAGTCACCTGCAAACGTCTGCGAACTCCGTTCCGAAGGTTTCGTCAGAAAAGGTAGTTGATAAATTATTGTGAGGACGATATTGATGACGACGACATGTTcgagtaaaattttcaaaacaaaacttcaaatagTATCTGTAATGTATAATCCGcctgcaaacaaaataaaattatggaacgtaaatagaaattaaatattaaaaaataaaagaaagaagaagaaaaaaagagttGAGGACGAGAGGAGGAAGGAGAAAAAGTAATCATGAAACAAATGTTAGGtattaaaaaccataaaaatgagaattatgataatgatgatgcAACAAATGAAGGAATGTAAATACTTAATGATAAAAGAGAAGAAGAAGGAAAgaaagaaggaaacaaaaatacttaacaaaTCTTTTGTAGATCTAcgaaaattaatcaaatatgaAGAATCATTGGGAGTTGATGTTCAtcaaaagaattattttgataatcttTATCGCAAAACTACGGCCAGTTTTCGAGCTAAAATAGATGCAGATGAAAATAGTGGACTGGATCAGAAGAGAGACAGAGAAGTTGCTGGAGagaataatttgaaaagaaaagctGTGGGAGTTGTGGAGAAACAAGGAGAACGGGAGCAGAAAGGAGGTAAAAGTGGCGGCGTCAGTGCTTTGCGTGatcaaaaacaacatcaacaacaaaaacaaaatttaccaaAACCACAGAAGCCAAATTTCAAAGAAGACAACACTGCAGGTACCAAGATGACGATGACTGCAACTTCATCGAAAAGAAGAAAtgctccaacaacaacaacggcaCAAAAGTCAACTGCAGGAACAAGTACAGCACGCTCAAGCCGTGCCACCGAGAAGTCATCAAATTCAATGTGTGAGTATGTTATcaaaaattgacgttttttttaaaacttttaatcaacAGTTTCAAACATGATCTAAGAATAAGCTTCACTTCATAAGATTTATCCTATTTTTCTGAGCTCATTTCAAGTAGGAGTCGTTGTTACGTGCGGTTTCAATGTACACAAGTCTTCTTAGTTAGTTTCAGGTCCCAACGAAcccactcgaatatcagacggTCGAGTGTTCGAAAGTTTTTCCGACCCTAACCCTGTTCTTAAAGGCATAAATGACTGTATGAGATCAATTATTTTCCGCAGCCGTGCAGTAGGCAGAGTCATAAAAAATCTCAtaacacaaatccgctggctcgGATGGAAACgctgctattgttctgaagaagtgttcttcaatTTTGGCAAAATCACTGCCTAAGGtttttcatctatcctattcttgaGGCCTCGTTCCGAGTAGATAGAAAACAACATTCGTCCAGTACCcttctaattatcgaccgattgcatttACGTCTCAGCTTTCCAAGGTCATGTTTGTTTAgttcctcagacctgttaagttcGTTGTGAAACCCTTAAGGGCCATACGGCCTccactacgcctacgcgccatcgtgtacggtttccggagatgtgtttcagctccctccaactcttgcctagtgaggctgattccgcctcgactgtcctgcgccatgtgctccTCGGTCgaccagctcttcttccttcttgtgtgagcggattctactgcattgcttggcctgcaatgcagtcgttacatTTTCGAAGcctatgtccaatccattgccacttacgtcttcatattatagattctataggttcctgacctgtccttctatgaaggacctcatttgggttggccagaaaatccttaggatgctacgaagacatctatttacgaaggtttgcagctttcttgttatggctgaagtaaccttccaagtgctgcacccataaagaagcacatattcgacatttgtgcgaaacaatcgtagctttgttcttaagctgatagagttattcctccaaatttttgagagCATACCGAatgccgcttttgctttgcggatgcggcagatgacgtcttcttcggttccgccttcgatggagactatacttccaaggtattgaaagctctccactttttccaccggttgtgaggaaatatttatttgagaggatggtcgggttccgaggctgatcatttttgctttgccagaattaattttcagacccacaacttctgcttctctctccacacttgttttcatttgatggagatccatgatcctatgataAATAGGCAAACATAGTTCGCGTAATCCAAGTgatttaaataggatgtcaaagcaATTCATTTTTCTGGAcacctctcctccgcaaagctaagcagatatactccctgttaacgctatcaaagaccttctcgaagtcgatgagtagcaggtgtagtggtgatcgatattcaacccactgttcaataatgatccgcagggtgttaatatgatcaatacaggaggatccagcgagAAATCCTGCTTGTTTGGCATCGAGTGCGGCTTCAAgttgttctctgatgcgttccagtataacttttgctactattttggcaacggtaGAACGCGTTCCTTGcgttccaaggtcatggaaatgcttATTAATTcttagcttaagaaatatcttaaagattggaggcttcttaatgaccagtaGGTAGTACGACATTCGTAGAAATAGGTCAActgttgatctcatggtttatctcatcAAACAGTTTAACCAATCTTTTCATCATTTTAGAGAATGTTATATTAAAGCTCTTgatgtttcaaaagcatttgatagagttagACACCAATTTAAATCCCTCCTTTGTTGGATTAAAACTTACCTTTTG
This window of the Eupeodes corollae chromosome 3, idEupCoro1.1, whole genome shotgun sequence genome carries:
- the LOC129951533 gene encoding protein chiffon, with the translated sequence MQPHSEVPTTTKKASATATNSVSPKTTTTATTSKDNKINNQSPSLCKLVKGRRPLVNFNFYLDIKDHQISKKVEERIIELGGNLEFFLTKSVTHFITDRSLPAAPSGSQTATGHGQGQSNSNSSHNNNGHCLNSPSTGVGVNGGGVGGGGGGGVYPITPSPYLQSPQTPTTPKTPYTNQTYSGDSATDGVGSSHSRIKGASTTNNTPNNKKKISRADAMLHRALQSQQQSQHYPANQQPEEQKRPNLEHGAYRIWSLEYAIRFLKKVTADVKQYAKKAQQPTKGACEPIQLKGHFIKIEAISGSHRPYYSVFRNIEWPKIQLGGEAGAFRLTPKRESSKSAKDKPSKTNAMTRKSRSSSKHNPNHMRLKAKQAPKQATEKPAAVVDNSSEKQCGVCEICKIEYDTLTIHLKTKDHEFFARNQNNYLALDSLIKSSASVDKFLEDTSKDEAKEESVEPMEIEEESTRPTRKSSRKQSPPPPVQVSQPAPPASALKIKTKLKEVEVVTEKKHSHNNAKKSAAKLNVPLDSPPIRHPLPTSTIYKVVADSKAQTDPVSPKKSSIIVKFRKIRQTELSLLNGEAENFMFPRRPTSSDRATDSDRQTSTDSNRISSSSISSESHLTEEPQVPDRPDSAAAKRRRTADNSHKANATATATATATSVCYQSFPNTPIQPNKTSQATSRDTPDNNRTGSVTTKPLAATTQRKRRCVGSGRKRRATSRNSRNRRHQRWDSEDRMGEEGNSEYDDDEELRKILDSNSIESDDSPRKSPKVKNVHKSPAAFDLTKGRLKEQTYAFERLPVKELWFEVFRRQDACQERMFEYWGSTSYRKLPYEIGAIPVRQLPNCKICTPHQMVEVKQEPVTKPTTKRMGKLKKVKKERQSKSKSNTPEPAAAPSTLKASKNSSKAPPHNKHLNKATFLSCDLMPRKSPREHASTLAILSCLIKQRKDSEIDEKPPASPALPPKEKTPEKRKTPSPVAFTPRNETPEPLQFVSEISENVKRLRRGQRKFDDFIPTTTPLSPKSNKKKPGKPKAGGLEFEVDEKRLKSLDVKQKSALELEQEIDAYLGRISMKSLRLTPTLPVQESSSSSGFVDDFTSDVDLIDLIDCYDGGGRGGGEGGNDNSNDLYRPAINTVYNLFSAHTRRRKTNKANKTGWPTTRRRNAANTRQNHLLQKSERFRFFSDYQTRQRNIRDPEGHLLGPPTTATSMTPPDTDLDDKDDCTRSSVPDGDEMEEEVSVMCKEDILNNSCMSPSEKADNSDIFTVSSDGLDTDLDVSCNQIIKTEEIDVDDECTTSSTLAAPPPPPPPTVVEAPTPAPGPIEKVVKVKTSPSGKNHLTLAMRSIIKREVKVTCKRLRTPFRRFRQKR
- the LOC129951535 gene encoding uncharacterized protein LOC129951535 isoform X1; translated protein: MRIMIMMMQQMKECKYLMIKEKKKERKKETKILNKSFVDLRKLIKYEESLGVDVHQKNYFDNLYRKTTASFRAKIDADENSGLDQKRDREVAGENNLKRKAVGVVEKQGEREQKGGKSGGVSALRDQKQHQQQKQNLPKPQKPNFKEDNTAGTKMTMTATSSKRRNAPTTTTAQKSTAGTSTARSSRATEKSSNSMWIRPRSKTPHAAHNTRMDPVQLYQYYQHEWDKFKTNLPGECNRSELRWQIRHKLLGEP
- the LOC129951535 gene encoding uncharacterized protein LOC129951535 isoform X2, encoding MASFCFVSIRFKCDLRKLIKYEESLGVDVHQKNYFDNLYRKTTASFRAKIDADENSGLDQKRDREVAGENNLKRKAVGVVEKQGEREQKGGKSGGVSALRDQKQHQQQKQNLPKPQKPNFKEDNTAGTKMTMTATSSKRRNAPTTTTAQKSTAGTSTARSSRATEKSSNSMWIRPRSKTPHAAHNTRMDPVQLYQYYQHEWDKFKTNLPGECNRSELRWQIRHKLLGEP